Part of the Bacillota bacterium genome is shown below.
GCAGGCAGATGTGCGCGTGAACGTGCTGGAGTTCCTGATGATGTTTGGCGGTTTCGCCATCATCCTGCCGTATCTGGTGGCGCAGTACGGTGGCCTGGAGTTTTTGCGACAGCACCTGCCGCCGTTGCACCTGACATGGCACGGGGGAAACTCTGTCCAGTACATCATAGTATGGTTCTTTATTGCGCTGTGGACGCTGATTGACCCCGGATTTCACCAGCGGTGCTACGCAGCGAAGTCGCCACAGGTGGCGCGATGGGGGATTGTGTTGAGCGTCTGCTGCTGGTTTGTGTTCGATTTGCTGACCACCAGTGCAGGACTTTACGCAAGGGCTATTCTGGGCGACAGCCTGCAAGACCCCAAGTTTGCGTATCCCGTGCTGGCGGAGCGGGTGCTTCCTCCAGTGGCGAAGGGCATCTTCTTCGTGGGCATGTTTGCGACCGTAATGTCCACGGTGGTGAGTTATACCTTTCTGTCGGCGGTGACGTTCGGGCGCGACCTGATGTGGCGCTGGCGCGGAGGCGAAGAGGCGGAGGCGATGCGCTACACGCGCTGGGGTATCACGCTGGTGGGCGTGCTGGCGATTGTGCTGGCATGGCGGGTGCAGTCGGTAGTGAACCTGTGGTATCTCATCGGGTCGCTGTTTATTCCCGGCTTGTTGTTGCCTCTGGTCGGCAGTTACACCCGTCGTTTTCGGGTATCGCCTGGGTTTGCGCTGGCGACCATGGTGCTGGGTTTCAGTACATCACTGAGCTGGATGATATACGGGTTACTGAGCAGGAGGCTGGAGGACCCTGCCTTCTTGCAGCCGATGTATCCGGGGTTAGCGGTGGCGGTGATAGTGTATGTGGCAGGGTGGGTTTTGACCGGGCGAAAACTTGCTTCCGGGGCGCCCCATCCGGTATCATAAAGATAGAAAAACACTCTGCATCACGCCGTAATCGGCAGGAGGGAAAAGAGTCTCTACAGACTGCATGAGCAGCTTCACTTCCTTAACTGGCGCGCAGATATTGCAGCGCCCGAAGACGCAGTTGCGTGTCACCGACAATCTGGACGAGTTGCTGGCGGTGTTGCCGCCGCAGGTGCGTCGCGCCCTCGAACAGGAGCCGAGTCTGGAAGACCTTTTGGAGGTCATTCTCGACCTTGGTCGGGAGCCTCAGGCACGTTTTCCGGATCGCACCCTCCAGCTGAGCAACATGGAGGTGACGGAGGCAGACATCGACTACGTGGTGCAACGCGTGGGCGCGTTCGGCAAGGACAACCGTGCGGGCATCGAGCGTACCCTTCACCGCATCTCCGCTATCCGCAACCGGCAGGGGCGCATCATCGGGCTAACCTGCCGCGTGGGACGGGCGGTCTTCGGCACTATTGACATCATTCAGGACGTTATCGAGCGCGGCAAGAGCGTGCTGATGCTGGGGCGTCCCGGCATCGGCAAGACCACCAAGCTGCGCGAAATCGCCCGCGTTCTCGCCGACGAATTCAACAAGCGCGTGGTAATTGTGGACACCTCCAACGAAATCGCCGGCGATGGCGACATCCCGCACCCCGCGATTGGCATGGCGCGGCGCATGCAGGTAGCTTCGCCCGAACTGCAGCACGCGGTGATGATCGAGGCGGTAGAGAACCACATGCCGGAGGTCATTGTTATCGACGAAATCGGCACGGAGGCAGAGGCGTTCGCCGCACGTACCATCGCCGAACGCGGGGTGCAGCTAATCGGTACGGCGCATGGCAACTCGCTCGAAAACCTGCTGATGAACCCCACCCTGTGCGACCTGGTGGGAGGCATTCAGGCGGTGACCCTCTCCGACGAAGAGGCACGCCGACGCGGCACGCAGAAAACGGTACTGGAGCGGAAGGCGCCACCTACCTTCGACATCATCATCGAGATGATCGAGAAGGACAAACTGGCGATACACCATGACGTTGCCAGCACCGTTGACCGCATCCTGCGCGGAGAGACGCCTCGTCCGGAGGTGCGTGTGCGCCTGCCGGATGGCACGATTCAGGTCGTTCAGGCAGGAGATGCACCCGAACCCGCGCGCGAAACCGGCACGCTGGTGGTGCGTTCGTCCAGCCAGGTGCGTGAGCGGCGTCAGTTGCCCTCCACCGTGCGCATCTTCCCTTACGGGGTCAGTCGTAACCGCCTCGAGCGCGCGATTCGCGAGTTGCGCGTGCCTGCCTACATTGTGCGAGACGTGCAGCAGGCGGATGTGGTGATTGCCCTGAAGGCAAACGCCCGCCGCGAGCCCACGCGCATGAAGGAAGTGTCGGCACGGGGGCTACCGGTGTACGTGGTGAAGAGCAACACCTACGCGCAGATTGCCGGTAGCGTTCAGGACATCTTCGCGATGCGCCCGCCGGAGGGCTGGGAAGATTCGGAACCTGCGCTCGACCCGACGGAAGCTGCGCTGATGGAGACGGAAGCCGCCATTCAGGAGGTGCTGCGCACCTCGATGCCGGTAGACCTCTCTCCGCAAAACAGCTACATTCGTCGCCTGCAGCACCAGCTGGTCGAGAAGTACCGGCTGGTGTCGGAGAGCGTGGGAGTCGAGCCGAACCGTCGCGTGCGCATCTCACCGCCGTAAATGGACGCGCTGTTTATCACCTTCGAAGGTGTTGAGGGAGCGGGCAAGACCACCCTTGCCCGCTGGCTTTCTGAACGTCTCCGGCAAGAAGGTATTCCCAACTGGTTGACATATGAACCTTGGGAACCACGCCTGCGCGAGGTGTTGCTGGAGCACGGCGACCTGCGACGCGAGGAGGAACTGCTGCTTTTTCTCGCCGACCGCGCCATCCATACCCGACATATCCGCATGGCTCTCGCCGAGGGGAAAACGGTTATCTGTGACCGCTATGCTGACTCCACGCTGGTCTATCAGGGCTACGCGCGCGGGCTGGACGTCGAGTGGGTGAGGCAGATGAATGGGTTCGCTACCGGTGGGTTGCAGCCGGTGCGGACGTACCTGCTGGATCTGCCGGTGCAGGTGGGGCTGCAGCGGCAGCGCGAGCGCAACCGCATTGGGGCGGAGGAGATAGCCTTCCATGAGCAGGTGCGCGTGGGATTTCTGGCGGAAGCGCAGCGAGAGCCACAGCGCTATCTGGTGCTGGACGCCATGCGACCGCTGGCGGATTTGCAGAACCTGATCTGGGCGGACATAAGTGCTCTGCGGAGTTCTGGCGTATCTGTTCATCCTCAGAACGAGGCTCGTGTCGGGGCATCCTCTGGTAAGAGCGCTGATTGAACCCCCGTAGCACTTCCTGTATAATAGAGCCGTCCGCAAGGCAGGAGGGAAGGATCATGAAACTGGTCATCGCTATCGTGCATGACCGCGACAAGAACAAGATTTCGGATGCGCTGCTACGCAACGGCTTCAAGTTCACGAAGGTGGCAAGCACAGGCGGTTTCCTGCGCGAGGGCAACGTGACCCTCTTCATCGGCGTGGAGGACGAAGACCTCGACCAGGTGCTTCGCCTCATCGGAGAGAGCTGCAAGACGCGCGAGCAGTACGTGAACGTACTACCGCCGGATGCTGCGCCGGTAGGGGCGTTCGTGCCGAACCCGGTCAAGGTGCTGGTGGGAGGCGCGATTGTCTTCGTCGTGAACGTGGAGCGTTTCGAACGTTTTTGACATGTCCCCGCGGGAGTTTTGCCGGAAAATCCAGATTCCAGAAACCTGCGCCCCGCTGGTGGAGCAGGCGTTGACGCATCGCTCCGTACTGGCAGAGGGCGCGGCGCAGAGCAACGAACGTCTGGAGTTTCTCGGCGATGCCGTGCTTGGTCTGATTGTCACCGAAGAGCTGTTTCATCTTTTCCCCAATCACACGGAGGGCGACCTGTCACGTGCCCGTGCGCTCGTGGTGAGCCGACGGACTCTGGCTCAGGTGGCAAAGCAGCTTGGGGTGGACCAGGTGTTGCGCCTGAGCGCGGGGGAAGAGGCGCAGGGTGGACGCCAACGCAGCAGCATTCTGGCAGACGCTGTGGAAGCGTTGATTGCGGCGGTATATCTGCAAGCAGGCATGGAAGAAACGCGGCGGTTTGTGTTGCAGATACTGGGCGACGTCATCCATAGGGCGCCGGATGCCTCTCGCGCTCACGATTACAAGTCGCGGTTGCAGGAGAAAACACACGCCCTGCTGCATGAGACCCCTGAGTATGAGGTGGTCTCCACCACCGGAGCGGACCACGATAAAACCTTCTGTGTACAGGTACGCCTGGGTGAAGTTGTACTGGGCACCGGAACGGGCAAGAGCAAGAAGGAAGCGGAACAGGCGGCGGCACGCGAGGCGCTACTAAAACTGGAACAGGCGGGGAACCAACGCAGTGAAACCAAATATGATTTCGAATGCCCTCTCTTGACATAGTTCCTTAAGCGTTATATAATACTCGTACAAGCGAAATACAGCGGG
Proteins encoded:
- the tmk gene encoding dTMP kinase — protein: MDALFITFEGVEGAGKTTLARWLSERLRQEGIPNWLTYEPWEPRLREVLLEHGDLRREEELLLFLADRAIHTRHIRMALAEGKTVICDRYADSTLVYQGYARGLDVEWVRQMNGFATGGLQPVRTYLLDLPVQVGLQRQRERNRIGAEEIAFHEQVRVGFLAEAQREPQRYLVLDAMRPLADLQNLIWADISALRSSGVSVHPQNEARVGASSGKSAD
- the rnc gene encoding ribonuclease III, translated to MSPREFCRKIQIPETCAPLVEQALTHRSVLAEGAAQSNERLEFLGDAVLGLIVTEELFHLFPNHTEGDLSRARALVVSRRTLAQVAKQLGVDQVLRLSAGEEAQGGRQRSSILADAVEALIAAVYLQAGMEETRRFVLQILGDVIHRAPDASRAHDYKSRLQEKTHALLHETPEYEVVSTTGADHDKTFCVQVRLGEVVLGTGTGKSKKEAEQAAAREALLKLEQAGNQRSETKYDFECPLLT
- a CDS encoding sodium:solute symporter family protein, giving the protein MEPLVHFSAGDVAVLVLYLLAVLWVGFAARRHLREGDAVGYLVAGRTVSLPAFVATLVATWYGGILGVGEFSYSYGVSNWVVFGLPYYVFALLFAWLLAPRVREAALFTIPDRLYGIYGRACGLFGSLLTFCMTTPAPYTLILGVLFQLVFGGNLLLWLVVGMVLSTVYLYHGGLQADVRVNVLEFLMMFGGFAIILPYLVAQYGGLEFLRQHLPPLHLTWHGGNSVQYIIVWFFIALWTLIDPGFHQRCYAAKSPQVARWGIVLSVCCWFVFDLLTTSAGLYARAILGDSLQDPKFAYPVLAERVLPPVAKGIFFVGMFATVMSTVVSYTFLSAVTFGRDLMWRWRGGEEAEAMRYTRWGITLVGVLAIVLAWRVQSVVNLWYLIGSLFIPGLLLPLVGSYTRRFRVSPGFALATMVLGFSTSLSWMIYGLLSRRLEDPAFLQPMYPGLAVAVIVYVAGWVLTGRKLASGAPHPVS
- a CDS encoding cyclic-di-AMP receptor, with the protein product MKLVIAIVHDRDKNKISDALLRNGFKFTKVASTGGFLREGNVTLFIGVEDEDLDQVLRLIGESCKTREQYVNVLPPDAAPVGAFVPNPVKVLVGGAIVFVVNVERFERF
- a CDS encoding AAA family ATPase; translated protein: MSSFTSLTGAQILQRPKTQLRVTDNLDELLAVLPPQVRRALEQEPSLEDLLEVILDLGREPQARFPDRTLQLSNMEVTEADIDYVVQRVGAFGKDNRAGIERTLHRISAIRNRQGRIIGLTCRVGRAVFGTIDIIQDVIERGKSVLMLGRPGIGKTTKLREIARVLADEFNKRVVIVDTSNEIAGDGDIPHPAIGMARRMQVASPELQHAVMIEAVENHMPEVIVIDEIGTEAEAFAARTIAERGVQLIGTAHGNSLENLLMNPTLCDLVGGIQAVTLSDEEARRRGTQKTVLERKAPPTFDIIIEMIEKDKLAIHHDVASTVDRILRGETPRPEVRVRLPDGTIQVVQAGDAPEPARETGTLVVRSSSQVRERRQLPSTVRIFPYGVSRNRLERAIRELRVPAYIVRDVQQADVVIALKANARREPTRMKEVSARGLPVYVVKSNTYAQIAGSVQDIFAMRPPEGWEDSEPALDPTEAALMETEAAIQEVLRTSMPVDLSPQNSYIRRLQHQLVEKYRLVSESVGVEPNRRVRISPP